A region of Diospyros lotus cultivar Yz01 chromosome 3, ASM1463336v1, whole genome shotgun sequence DNA encodes the following proteins:
- the LOC127798427 gene encoding uncharacterized protein LOC127798427: MTFLLTSYKFDITSPALTNTIRMGSEDAEVMRKRVKPTMEQKEPTPGDSAAVEIVEEKTESNPVASEQMELHITRILEKIDHFTLLVSELLESGKSLLHELSNEFEERVISIHKEQVEKWQEEIKELRMLDASNEDFNALLQNAGYLLQNVHTDS, from the exons ATGACTTTCCTATTGACATCCTACAAATTTGATATCACTTCTCCAGCGTTAACGAACACTATCCGAATGGGAAGCGAAGACGCCGAAGTCATGAGGAAACGTGTCAAGCCAACT ATGGAACAGAAAGAACCAACTCCGGGAGATAGTGCTGCTGTTGAGATTGTTGAAGAAAAAACTGAAAGCAATCCTGTGGCATCTGAACAGATGGAGCTTCACATCACTCGCATTCTTGAGAAGATCGATCACTTTACTCTGCTG GTGTCCGAGTTACTGGAATCTGGGAAGTCACTCCTCCACGAACTAAGTAACGAATTCGAAGAGCGAGTGATTTC AATACACAAGGAACAGGTAGAAAAATGGCAAGAAGAGATCAAAGAACTGCGGATGCTTGATGCCTCGAATGAGGATTTTAACGCTCTTCTGCAGAATGCTGGGTATCTACTACAGAATGTTCACACCGATTCCTGA